The Mycolicibacterium parafortuitum nucleotide sequence GGCGCCGAGTTGGTCGGTCAGCGCGAACAACCGGCGCACGGCATAGGGTGCCGCTCGTTCGGCGGCGAGACGGGCCGCCTGCCCGGACACCGCGGTGTGCTCGTCGAACAGGTCCCTGATGTCCGAGGCACTCATCGCCGCGAGGCGAGCGGTCAGTTTGTCCACCGGCGGTCCCGCGGGACGCCGGACGAACGATCCGCCACTGCGTCCGCGGCGGGTTTCGACCAGCCCCTGTTCACGAAGCGTCGCCAGCGCCTCGCGCACCGTCATCGGCGCGACACCGAACTGCGCGGCGAGGTCGACCTCGACCGGGAGCCGCTCACCGTCGTCGAGAAGCCCGAGGTGGATCGCCTCGTTGATGCGCTGGACGATCTCGTCGGCGCGACCGACGGGCGCCTCGGCGGCCACGAGCGGCGACAACGACGACACCCGCGCTCCTTCCGCCATCCCGCGATGGACCCTGACCTGCCCTGCCGTCGGGGAATCTACCCGATTTTCGACCAATTCTTCCGTTCCTGTTGCCGGTTAAACAATAGGACTGTAGTTTTTCGCTCCATCGGATTCCTGCGTCCCTAACCACCGGCAGAAAGCAGGCCCATGTCCACCACACATTCCGGCGCCACCGGCAGCGACGCCGAGGGCTATTACGACTTCCACGACCAGAGCGATGCGGCGCACCTGCACGCGCTGGGCTACAAATCGGAGTTCAAACGGGACATGAGCCCGTGGGCGAACTTCTCGCTGGGCTTCACCTACCTGTCCCCCGTCGTCGGCATCTACACGCTGTTCGCGTTCGCACTGGCCACCGGCGGGCCGCCGATGATCTGGAGCCTGCTCATCGTCGGCGTCGGCCAGCTGCTGGTCGCGCTGGTGTTCTCCGAGATCGTCGCGCAGTACCCCGTCGCGGGAGGCGTCTATCCCTGGGCGCGTCGGCTGTGGGGACGCAAATACGCGTGGATGACCGGATGGGTGTATCTGGTGGCGCTGCTGGTCACCATCGCGTCGGTGACCTATGGCTCGGGGCCCTTTATCGCCGCCACCTTCGGTATCGAGGCCACCGTCAACAACGTCATCGTGTTCTCCCTGGTGCTGCTGGCACTGGCCACCGTGATCAACTTCATGGGCACGAAAGTGCTTGCCAAAGCAGCGATCATCGGCTTCAGCGCCGAGATCATCGGCGCGCTCGTCGTCGGCGGCTGGCTGCTGATCGCCCACCGCGAGCAGAACTTCGGCGTCATCTTCGACAGCATGGGCGCCGGCGGCGACGGAAACTACATGTGGGCGTTCGCCGCGGCGGCCCTGATCGGCCTGTACCAGTATTACGGCTTCGAAGCGTGCGGCGACGTCGCCGAGGAGGTCCGGGATCCGGGTCGGCTGATCCCGAAGGCCATGCGCCGCACCATCTATATCGGCGGTGCCGCAGCCACTTTCGTATGCCTGTCGCTGGTCCTCGCCGTCGCGGACATCCCCGCGGTGATCGCCGGAGAAGACACCGACCCGGTCAGCACCGTGCTCGGCGAGGCGTTCGGCCCGGTCGGCTCCAAGATCATCCTGGTGATCGTGCTGCTGTCGTTCCTGTCCTGCGCGATGAGCCTGCAGGCCGCTGCGAGCCGACTGGCCTACTCCTACGGCCGCGACGAGATGATCATGGGCCACACGCTTCTGAAGAAGTTCTCGGCGACCCGCCATGTTCCGCCATACGCGTTGCTGCTCGCCGCCGCCGTTCCCGCGGTGATCATCATCGGCTCGAAGTTCTCCACCGACGCGATCACGAAGATCATCAGCTTCGCCGCCCTCGGCATCTACATCGGATTCC carries:
- a CDS encoding FadR/GntR family transcriptional regulator, whose amino-acid sequence is MSSLSPLVAAEAPVGRADEIVQRINEAIHLGLLDDGERLPVEVDLAAQFGVAPMTVREALATLREQGLVETRRGRSGGSFVRRPAGPPVDKLTARLAAMSASDIRDLFDEHTAVSGQAARLAAERAAPYAVRRLFALTDQLGAAATLGDRIRADSRFHIQVAIASQSARLARREANLQAEVAGLVWLPIGQQIDVAAHVEEQHAIAAAVAAENAEEARRLAEAHVMGQLARLTQVNLDLTATGEAS
- a CDS encoding APC family permease → MSTTHSGATGSDAEGYYDFHDQSDAAHLHALGYKSEFKRDMSPWANFSLGFTYLSPVVGIYTLFAFALATGGPPMIWSLLIVGVGQLLVALVFSEIVAQYPVAGGVYPWARRLWGRKYAWMTGWVYLVALLVTIASVTYGSGPFIAATFGIEATVNNVIVFSLVLLALATVINFMGTKVLAKAAIIGFSAEIIGALVVGGWLLIAHREQNFGVIFDSMGAGGDGNYMWAFAAAALIGLYQYYGFEACGDVAEEVRDPGRLIPKAMRRTIYIGGAAATFVCLSLVLAVADIPAVIAGEDTDPVSTVLGEAFGPVGSKIILVIVLLSFLSCAMSLQAAASRLAYSYGRDEMIMGHTLLKKFSATRHVPPYALLLAAAVPAVIIIGSKFSTDAITKIISFAALGIYIGFQMVVLAALRARLKGWVPSGKYSLGTWGVPVNIAALVYGVIAMINMAWPRTPDAPWYDNWIVPLSAAVVIGIGLIYMTIHPLHDKSTAPYADAIPAEK